The following DNA comes from Halorhabdus tiamatea SARL4B.
TGTAGATATATCCCGGGGCCAGCGCGTTCACGTAGATGTCCTCGCTGGCCCACTCGATCGCGAGCGTCCGCGTGAGGTTGATGACGCCGCCCTTCGAGGCGTTGTACGGCGAGCGCTTCTGGAGGCCCATCTGGCCCATCATCGACGCCATGTTGACGATCGAGCCGCCCTCCTCCTGTTCGAGCATCTGCTGACCCGCGATCTTCGAGCCGATGAACACGCCCGTGAGGTTGACGTCGATAACCCACCGCCAGTCGTCGATGTCCATCTCCTCGGCGGGGGCGATCTTGGTCACGCCCGCGTTGTTGACCATCACGTCCAGCGAGCCGTACTCGGAGACAGTGGCGTCGACGGCGACCTGAACGTCCTCGACCTCGGAGACGTCGGTCTCGACGTACTTGGCCTCGCCGTCGTGGTCAGCCGCGTTGATGACCTCGTGGGTCGGCGTCCCGCCGGTCTGTGGTTCCTCCTGAATGTCGGCGACGGTGACGTTCGCGCCCGCTTCCCCGAAGCGTTTCGCGATCGCGCGTCCGATTCCCGACGACGCCCCGGTGACAACGACTGCGCTGTCTGCAAACTGGTCTGTCATGGTTTTCCTCGTCTAATGGCAAACCAGAAGCTCACTTCAAGCCGTCGATGCGGCCTCCGTGATGGTGTTTCGGTCGTCCCGAAAACCGGATCTCGGTGGCTGCATCGGCGGGTATAGCGAAAGATAAAATTGTCCACGTTCGAAAGTCGCGGTCATGGACACCGCACTAATGCTTCCCCCGCGTCCCGACGAGCGCTGGACTTTCGCCAAGCAGCTCGGCGTCGACACCGCAGTCGTGCGCTTCTGGGGCGTCGAGGGCGAGTGGTGGGACTACGACACCTTGATGCAGACCAAGAGTCGCTTCGAGGACCACGGCTTCGACCTCGACGTCGTCGAGGACCGCCCGCCGATGGAGAAGACAGTGCTGGGTAAGGAGGGCCGCGACGAGGAGATCGAGGCCGTCAAGCAACTCCTCCGAAACATGGGCCGGCTCGACATCGACGTCTACAGCTGGGTGTGGACGGAACTCCCCCTTGGCGTCATCCGGACCTCGGACTCGCTGCCCGGTCGCGGCGGCTCCAAGCGGATCGGCTACGATCACAAGTGGATGGAGCAGGCTGAGGATCACCCCGAGGCCGGCATCACCGAGGAAGAGCTTTGGGACAACCTGGAATACTTCCTGAACGAAGTCGTGCCCGTCGCCGAGGAAGCCGGCGTCAAGATGGCGCTGCATCCCGACGACCCGCCGCTGTCACCGATCCGCGGCGTCCCGCGAATCGTCACCTCTCTCGAAGATTACGAGCGGATTTTGGACCTCTATGACAGCCCGAACCACGGCGTCAACTTCTGTCAGGGGAACTTCGGGGCGATGGAAGTCGATACCGACGAAGCCATCGAGGCCCTCGGCGAGAAGATCCACTTCGTTCACTTCCGGGACGTCGAGGGGACGCCCGACTCCTTCGCTGAGACCTGGCACGACGACGGGCCGACGGACATGCTCTCGACGATGCAGACCTACGCTGACGTCGGCTTTGATGGGCCGGTCCGGCCGGATCACGTCCCGCGGATGGTCGGCGAGGAGGACCGCGAGGAGACGATGGCCGGCTACACCGACATGGGCCGGCTGTTCGCCGTCGGCTACATGAAGGGGCTGCTCGAAGCCGTCGAGGAGTGAGGAAATGCGGTTCCACGAAAGTGCGGTGCAATGAGAGTAGCGGAGATCTGAAAAGCGAAGGACACCGCTGACTGGTCACGCTACAGCAGGACTGCTGAAACGCTGATAATCGACAAAATAAATCCAAAAATAACGGCGATATTCAACAATACGGACTTTTTGCTCGGTGTTCCCCGCCCCATCTTCTTCGCGTGTTCGTATGCAGTCCGGAAGTGTTTGATGCTGTCTTCGAGCGAATTCGCCTTTGTCTCTCTCCCACGGCTCATTCGATTCGATATTTTGTCCTCCCTCTCGTTGAACTCCTCGTCGCTCATGTGCTCCAGCAGAGCAATCCTATATACGCTCTCGGGTAACCTGCTGCTGTACGTCTCTTCGAGTTCCTTTTCAGTAGCAGATTGTGCGCTGTCATATGCTGCCCGTTTGATGTGGGCCTCCATCTCCCCCAAGTTCTCCCGTGCTTTCGGTATGTCCCCGTCATCAATATTCTGAAAGATTTTGCTCATATGATCTAGCGCATCCCGGAAGTTAGTCATAGCTAACCAGTTGTGTTCGCCACGAACCTCCTCAGCCCATATGTGAGTCTTTTTCGCCTGTGTGTACGGTTCGTCTAAGATACGTTGAACTTCAGATAGTACCTCCTCTTCGTCTTCGGGCGGATCTGCAGACATACAATTGAATTATAAGCCGAGTTTTTCTTCGACGACTCGCTTCCGGTGTTGCAGCTCTTCCCTACTGACTGTTTTGAGACGGTCAGAGTCTCGATACCCCTCACGTGCACCGCGTGGATGGTACGGTTTGTGAATCTCAGTGCCGAGCTGCTCGTCGATCTCGCCCATACTCATCTCTTCCAGTTCCGCTACAGAAACATTCAATTCCGATGCGGTCTCTCGGACGAGGTCGTCGAAGAACTCCTCGGAACTCATAGAATCGAAATCAATGTCCTCTGCCACCGTCTTCTCGCTGTTTTCTTCATCGGTGGCATCATCAAAGAGTAACGTCATTGTGTGAATTAAGTGGACAATAGTTTTGTATGCCTTTCGGTATCCTCCGACGCCGAGTTGCCCCTCCCTACACCCATCTTTGGGCCAAAATCCGGGGTTTCCGCACAATTCATATACTCACGGGCACACGGCGATGACACTTAAAAATTTCCCGGGAATCGACGCGTGAGCCCTGCTGCAAGGGGACGAGCGGAGTGCAGTACGTTCACAGCATGAGACGTTCCCGTCACTCACACTGCCAAGAGATTCCCCCGGCTTGCGTCCATTCGATCTGCGACCGCCTCGTAAGGCAATGCAGTCTCGTAACTACTTACTTCGGGGGCATCCGAAGTGACGACATGGCGTTCCTCGAGGACGACTACTTACTGGAGACTGACGCGGCA
Coding sequences within:
- a CDS encoding SDR family NAD(P)-dependent oxidoreductase, which produces MTDQFADSAVVVTGASSGIGRAIAKRFGEAGANVTVADIQEEPQTGGTPTHEVINAADHDGEAKYVETDVSEVEDVQVAVDATVSEYGSLDVMVNNAGVTKIAPAEEMDIDDWRWVIDVNLTGVFIGSKIAGQQMLEQEEGGSIVNMASMMGQMGLQKRSPYNASKGGVINLTRTLAIEWASEDIYVNALAPGYIYTDITEQTQDSADYSNEDIRRRTPVGRYGTPEEMAENILFLARDDHFVTGEVLHADGGWSADGWGYREP
- a CDS encoding mannonate dehydratase, which translates into the protein MDTALMLPPRPDERWTFAKQLGVDTAVVRFWGVEGEWWDYDTLMQTKSRFEDHGFDLDVVEDRPPMEKTVLGKEGRDEEIEAVKQLLRNMGRLDIDVYSWVWTELPLGVIRTSDSLPGRGGSKRIGYDHKWMEQAEDHPEAGITEEELWDNLEYFLNEVVPVAEEAGVKMALHPDDPPLSPIRGVPRIVTSLEDYERILDLYDSPNHGVNFCQGNFGAMEVDTDEAIEALGEKIHFVHFRDVEGTPDSFAETWHDDGPTDMLSTMQTYADVGFDGPVRPDHVPRMVGEEDREETMAGYTDMGRLFAVGYMKGLLEAVEE